The Marinitoga sp. 1197 genome has a segment encoding these proteins:
- a CDS encoding PBSX family phage terminase large subunit, whose translation MILRIKHPEKIFNDVYFKNLKNNFGTQIYFGGASSGKSFFILGQRTILDVLTSNRNFLIVRNVARTNRHSTFNEVLKGIANFNLKDYFKINKSEMTITAFNGNQILFAGLDDVEKLKSITPAKGVITDIIIEEATEIRYDAFKQLTKRLRGKSDVKKRITLMFNPIYQTHWIYKEFFQGWVDGKEEFISKEKDLYILKTTYRNNKFLTIDDIERIESETDPYYRNVYIEGNWGILGNVIFRNWKVEDTSEYNFDRYINGLDFGFANDPAAFIRMSFDRKRNRLFILDEIYATGLDNEELAKLIKEKIGSELITCDSAEPKSIQELRKYGVNARGAKKGKGSLETGYKFLQKLEIIIDPKCQNTINEFTVHKWKENKNGEALPIPEDKDNHAIDAIRYGIEDEIIENTYIEEEMEW comes from the coding sequence ATGATTCTGAGGATTAAACATCCTGAAAAGATATTTAATGATGTATATTTTAAAAATTTGAAAAATAATTTTGGAACACAGATTTATTTTGGTGGGGCATCTTCTGGGAAATCTTTTTTTATTTTAGGGCAGAGGACAATATTAGATGTTTTAACTTCTAATAGAAATTTCCTTATTGTTAGAAATGTTGCGAGAACAAATAGACATTCTACTTTTAATGAAGTTCTTAAAGGAATAGCAAATTTTAATCTAAAAGATTATTTCAAGATAAATAAATCTGAGATGACAATTACAGCATTTAATGGTAATCAAATATTATTTGCAGGACTTGATGATGTTGAAAAACTAAAGTCAATTACACCAGCTAAAGGAGTAATTACAGACATAATAATTGAAGAAGCCACTGAGATAAGATACGATGCGTTTAAACAATTAACTAAGAGGTTAAGGGGTAAAAGTGATGTAAAAAAAAGAATTACTTTGATGTTTAATCCTATATATCAAACTCATTGGATTTACAAAGAATTTTTTCAGGGATGGGTTGATGGCAAAGAAGAATTTATTAGCAAAGAAAAAGATTTGTATATATTAAAAACAACGTATAGAAATAATAAATTTTTGACTATTGATGATATTGAAAGAATTGAGAGTGAAACTGATCCATATTATAGAAATGTTTATATTGAAGGAAATTGGGGAATTTTAGGTAATGTTATTTTCAGGAATTGGAAAGTGGAAGATACTTCTGAATATAATTTTGATAGGTATATTAATGGTCTTGACTTTGGATTTGCAAATGATCCAGCTGCATTTATAAGAATGAGTTTTGATAGGAAAAGAAATAGACTGTTCATTTTAGATGAAATATATGCGACTGGATTGGATAATGAAGAATTAGCTAAATTAATCAAAGAAAAAATTGGTAGTGAATTAATTACTTGTGATAGTGCGGAGCCAAAATCTATACAAGAATTGCGAAAATACGGCGTAAATGCACGTGGCGCAAAAAAAGGAAAAGGAAGTTTAGAAACAGGATATAAATTTTTACAAAAATTGGAAATAATAATAGATCCAAAATGTCAAAATACTATAAATGAGTTTACTGTACATAAGTGGAAAGAAAATAAGAATGGAGAAGCATTACCTATTCCGGAGGATAAAGATAATCATGCTATTGATGCTATTAGATATGGTATTGAAGATGAAATTATAGAAAATACATATATAGAAGAAGAAATGGAGTGGTGA
- a CDS encoding phage tail tube protein: MAFTGAKSSILLGLESSFATAASLKYKLPFKSESINHKIEALKSEALLGLRGTKNVAPGKESVEGSIEMEAYPNSLGVLFYLALGKSSLDTDHAKIVPISNTEDLPSATIQVDHSGQKMLYKGIKVNNLKFSGAVGAIPNISIEVLGVDEIIGGGTEGTISEPGDEPYYFKELTLFTDNLTTFTDMYSSIEFTLNNNLDAEDYRLDGTGKRKTIDEGKFEISGTIDIIFDSTTISGEYTEYKNFTNAQLGIKLEKATGEKLTIYLPKIRFTEMTHDISGPDKIVLKANFEGLLPAAGDIIEVHDYVNTTGTY, from the coding sequence ATGGCATTTACAGGTGCAAAAAGTAGTATTTTATTAGGATTAGAAAGTAGTTTTGCAACAGCAGCTTCACTCAAATACAAACTTCCTTTTAAAAGCGAAAGCATTAATCACAAAATTGAAGCATTAAAATCAGAAGCATTGTTAGGATTAAGAGGGACAAAGAATGTAGCCCCAGGAAAAGAAAGTGTTGAAGGAAGCATTGAAATGGAAGCATATCCAAATAGTTTAGGAGTCTTATTTTATCTAGCTTTGGGAAAATCTTCGTTAGATACAGATCATGCTAAAATTGTTCCAATAAGTAATACGGAGGATTTACCAAGTGCAACAATACAAGTAGATCATTCAGGACAGAAAATGTTATACAAAGGGATAAAGGTTAATAATTTGAAGTTTTCTGGTGCAGTTGGTGCAATACCCAACATAAGTATTGAAGTTTTAGGAGTTGATGAAATTATTGGCGGAGGAACAGAGGGGACTATAAGTGAGCCAGGAGACGAACCTTATTATTTTAAAGAGTTGACATTATTCACGGATAATCTAACGACTTTTACAGATATGTATTCTAGTATTGAATTTACCTTAAATAATAATCTTGATGCTGAAGATTATCGTTTAGATGGAACTGGAAAGCGTAAAACAATAGATGAAGGAAAATTTGAAATAAGCGGAACAATAGATATTATATTTGATTCAACAACAATATCTGGTGAATATACAGAATATAAAAACTTTACAAATGCGCAATTAGGTATAAAACTTGAAAAAGCAACAGGTGAAAAACTTACAATCTATTTACCAAAAATAAGATTTACAGAGATGACACATGATATCAGTGGTCCAGATAAAATTGTTCTTAAGGCGAATTTTGAAGGGTTATTACCAGCAGCAGGTGATATTATCGAAGTTCACGATTACGTAAATACAACAGGAACATATTAA
- a CDS encoding phage tail tape measure protein — protein MANTAELSILLQAKDYASKALNSVTGAMNKLENATQKAGRSFQQFRNSMNEITKYAKYALGAITATGTAIVAFGKDTEKAMANASTMFGVAGKVFEEQLGNKVAKISKKYGISLKNMWDATYTLGSAGVALKDVPIVLEQVAKASVAGGADINIAFEGAIKQIKGFGLSMQDLEKVFAVQFQAVKYGLLNYEQLAQYIPEISASARSLGENWKTATATFATLTKYMPDASQAANALQNAYDELTQKSDQLTKAGIKLYKDGKFIGFVNVIEQLHNQLRGKTNKEVAEFINQLQLSDTARQAIVNLVNNFDDLKNITNSVTDDVSALNEMYIKQTSTLEFQLRKLFVVLDNLKQSIYNAFKGTLIQWIQKTIIWFQGLNRWISENKDKFVKLISAITRLLVAVVIFNMIINVMSKLGSIISSLSNPFTWLLIAFGTWFANLEKAERMKVLQTIFKAFGDMVNWIGEQFKKIKESGFINWFLGLFKEIGKRTFDITINLVKGGAEKLWDWFKTGVRQIGIFAINAGFALWSWFKEKTQEILINVKQGVIKLWSWFVDKIQTIKVFLISGTINLWDWFVNAIKIIKLNVLQGTLKLWDWFYETYKNIKINLISGAIKLWGWFLEGTKQIKVVLQNTTQKIAWAGEQVMKITLEYIQNTANIAKWILNGMKEVVLYFIANIGNLPKWILENALNITLAFILIYKNMYDWITKNTKQILLEINFAFAKNSMKIWNFFQDLIKNAWKKTIKFTIDLIKGKNELEEKPVNPEADKTMKENPYIITGDTTANLTNSANLTTTLKGDIPLSTTQYALRMAGVFGSIGAGVLTSTTLSGVFLEQALKYALVGAGFATGGYTGSGGKYDVAGVVHKGEYVIPAWMVKEHPELVALLEKKRKGYAEGGAVDAIVKYFSGTGNTNISGDITITKDTVLELLNYVVNFKESAESESETIKQALDSIFNTEQKQEEKQKTLIQILNENLQLFQSLYPETKAYYDFEKKQAGNLFQIFKGGFDILTGSIRNIGSLVADGIAKTPWAQSIANWTKKQVNSAGQAIGGAMSGAGNALGNLDSQISLGSVFDPILNGLKGIFSGITGLFGQMFGPIVQSLMSLGNVVAILNPINTIIEALMAVLGPLINGALQPFVNILKAFGQMLGTLLVPLLNPLFAGLQAFGAILTWIYNAVLVPIGRGFYIIFASIANAFNWVYNVISEGLKWFGINIGKRTVKTFENIVKEANEKIAKVDMNVDQNVENSYQSQYTSTVQRSGPETVNIYMTLNADESFILDGKQTFKEFLTITMQELIDEGQIKFA, from the coding sequence GTGGCTAATACCGCGGAATTAAGCATATTATTACAAGCTAAAGATTATGCTTCTAAAGCCTTAAACTCAGTTACAGGAGCAATGAATAAATTAGAAAATGCGACTCAAAAAGCTGGTAGAAGTTTTCAACAATTTAGAAACTCAATGAATGAAATAACCAAATATGCAAAATATGCTTTAGGAGCAATAACTGCAACAGGTACAGCAATAGTTGCTTTTGGAAAAGATACAGAAAAGGCTATGGCAAACGCTTCTACAATGTTTGGAGTAGCGGGAAAAGTATTTGAAGAGCAACTTGGAAATAAAGTGGCTAAAATATCAAAAAAATATGGAATATCTTTAAAAAATATGTGGGATGCTACATATACATTAGGAAGTGCAGGGGTAGCACTAAAAGATGTTCCTATAGTATTAGAACAAGTTGCTAAAGCTTCAGTTGCAGGTGGAGCGGATATAAATATAGCCTTTGAAGGTGCAATAAAGCAAATAAAAGGTTTTGGTCTTTCAATGCAAGATTTAGAAAAAGTTTTTGCAGTGCAATTTCAGGCAGTGAAATATGGACTTTTAAATTATGAACAATTAGCACAATATATACCTGAAATTTCTGCTTCTGCAAGAAGTTTAGGTGAAAATTGGAAAACAGCAACAGCAACATTTGCAACTTTGACAAAATATATGCCGGATGCATCTCAGGCAGCTAATGCATTACAAAATGCTTATGATGAATTGACACAAAAATCAGATCAATTAACAAAAGCAGGAATAAAACTTTATAAAGATGGTAAATTTATAGGTTTTGTAAATGTTATAGAACAATTACACAATCAATTGAGAGGAAAAACAAATAAAGAAGTAGCTGAATTCATAAATCAATTACAACTTTCAGATACAGCAAGACAGGCGATTGTAAATCTTGTTAATAATTTTGATGATTTAAAGAATATAACAAACTCGGTTACAGATGATGTTTCCGCATTGAATGAAATGTATATAAAACAAACATCTACTTTGGAATTTCAGTTAAGGAAATTATTTGTAGTATTAGATAATCTAAAACAGAGCATATATAATGCATTTAAAGGAACGTTAATACAATGGATCCAGAAAACAATTATATGGTTTCAAGGATTAAACAGATGGATCAGTGAAAATAAGGACAAATTTGTTAAACTTATAAGTGCAATAACAAGATTATTAGTAGCAGTCGTAATATTCAATATGATAATCAACGTCATGAGTAAATTAGGAAGTATTATAAGTTCTCTTTCTAATCCTTTTACGTGGCTTCTAATCGCATTTGGTACTTGGTTTGCTAATTTAGAAAAAGCAGAAAGGATGAAAGTTTTACAAACAATATTCAAGGCGTTTGGTGATATGGTCAATTGGATTGGTGAACAATTTAAGAAAATTAAAGAATCAGGATTTATAAATTGGTTTTTAGGACTTTTCAAAGAAATAGGAAAAAGAACATTTGATATAACGATAAATCTTGTAAAGGGTGGTGCAGAAAAATTATGGGATTGGTTTAAAACAGGAGTAAGACAAATTGGCATTTTTGCAATAAATGCGGGTTTTGCACTTTGGAGTTGGTTTAAGGAAAAAACACAAGAAATTTTAATTAACGTAAAACAAGGAGTAATAAAACTTTGGAGCTGGTTTGTAGATAAAATTCAAACAATAAAAGTTTTTTTAATTTCTGGAACAATAAATTTGTGGGACTGGTTCGTCAATGCGATAAAAATAATAAAATTGAATGTTTTACAAGGCACTTTAAAACTTTGGGATTGGTTTTATGAAACATATAAAAACATAAAAATAAATTTAATTTCTGGTGCAATAAAGCTTTGGGGCTGGTTTTTAGAAGGTACAAAACAAATAAAAGTAGTTCTTCAAAATACAACTCAAAAAATAGCTTGGGCTGGAGAACAAGTAATGAAAATAACGTTAGAATACATACAAAACACAGCCAATATAGCAAAATGGATATTAAACGGCATGAAAGAAGTTGTTTTATATTTTATAGCAAATATTGGTAATTTGCCGAAATGGATTTTAGAAAATGCTTTAAATATCACACTAGCATTTATTTTAATTTATAAAAACATGTATGATTGGATAACTAAAAACACAAAACAAATACTTTTAGAAATAAATTTTGCATTTGCAAAAAATTCAATGAAAATTTGGAATTTCTTCCAAGATTTGATTAAAAACGCTTGGAAAAAGACAATAAAATTCACAATAGATTTAATAAAAGGGAAAAATGAATTGGAAGAAAAACCGGTAAACCCCGAAGCTGATAAAACAATGAAAGAAAATCCTTATATAATAACAGGAGATACAACAGCTAATTTAACTAATTCTGCTAATTTAACAACAACATTAAAAGGAGATATACCTTTATCTACAACTCAATACGCATTAAGAATGGCAGGCGTTTTTGGTAGTATAGGAGCAGGTGTTTTAACATCAACAACTCTTTCAGGAGTTTTCTTAGAACAAGCATTGAAATATGCGCTTGTAGGAGCTGGTTTTGCAACAGGTGGATATACAGGTAGTGGAGGGAAATATGATGTTGCAGGAGTAGTTCATAAAGGAGAGTATGTAATTCCAGCTTGGATGGTAAAAGAACATCCTGAATTAGTTGCATTACTTGAAAAGAAAAGAAAAGGATATGCAGAAGGTGGAGCTGTAGATGCAATAGTAAAATACTTCTCCGGAACAGGAAATACAAATATAAGCGGTGATATAACCATTACAAAAGATACAGTACTTGAACTCTTAAATTATGTTGTTAATTTTAAAGAGAGTGCAGAGAGTGAATCAGAAACAATAAAACAAGCTTTAGATAGCATATTCAATACTGAACAAAAGCAAGAAGAAAAACAAAAAACATTAATACAAATTTTAAACGAAAATCTACAATTATTTCAATCTTTATATCCTGAAACAAAAGCCTATTATGATTTTGAGAAAAAACAAGCAGGAAACTTATTCCAAATATTCAAAGGCGGATTTGATATATTAACAGGAAGTATAAGGAATATAGGTAGTTTAGTTGCTGATGGAATCGCAAAAACTCCATGGGCACAAAGTATTGCAAACTGGACAAAAAAACAGGTAAATTCTGCAGGACAAGCTATTGGCGGTGCTATGTCTGGAGCTGGTAATGCATTAGGAAATCTCGACAGTCAAATAAGTTTAGGTTCTGTTTTTGATCCAATATTGAATGGTTTAAAAGGAATTTTCAGCGGTATAACAGGATTATTTGGGCAAATGTTCGGACCTATAGTTCAATCACTTATGAGTCTCGGAAATGTTGTTGCTATTCTTAACCCTATTAATACAATAATTGAAGCATTAATGGCGGTATTAGGTCCATTAATAAATGGAGCATTACAACCGTTTGTAAATATCCTTAAAGCTTTCGGGCAGATGTTAGGAACATTGCTCGTGCCGTTACTTAATCCGTTATTCGCCGGTCTTCAAGCATTTGGAGCAATTTTGACATGGATATATAACGCAGTGCTCGTTCCTATCGGAAGAGGATTTTATATAATTTTCGCTTCAATAGCAAATGCATTTAATTGGGTGTATAATGTCATTTCTGAAGGTTTAAAATGGTTTGGAATAAATATTGGTAAAAGAACAGTAAAAACCTTTGAAAATATAGTAAAAGAAGCAAATGAAAAAATAGCAAAAGTAGATATGAATGTGGATCAGAATGTAGAGAATTCTTACCAAAGTCAATATACTTCAACGGTTCAAAGAAGCGGTCCGGAAACAGTTAATATTTATATGACTTTAAACGCAGATGAAAGTTTTATTTTAGATGGAAAACAAACTTTTAAAGAGTTTTTGACAATAACTATGCAAGAATTAATAGACGAAGGACAAATTAAGTTTGCATAA
- a CDS encoding head decoration protein produces MLNQKDYAGSVAFLVSDHYVMLGCVIDSSTVTADSDGDKILKAGTILGKITASGKFGPYNSTATDGRQTAVGILAHDVDVTKEDAMVNYLIHGVVQESKLTGIDATAKTQLSHIIFI; encoded by the coding sequence ATGCTTAATCAAAAAGATTATGCTGGCAGTGTAGCATTTTTAGTAAGTGATCATTATGTGATGTTAGGATGTGTAATTGATTCATCAACAGTAACGGCAGATTCCGATGGAGATAAAATCTTAAAAGCTGGAACAATTTTAGGAAAAATAACAGCAAGTGGAAAATTTGGACCGTATAATTCAACAGCGACGGATGGAAGACAAACTGCAGTAGGAATTTTAGCTCATGATGTGGATGTAACTAAAGAAGATGCAATGGTCAATTATTTAATTCATGGTGTCGTACAAGAATCAAAACTTACAGGTATTGATGCTACGGCAAAAACACAGTTATCCCATATTATTTTTATATAA
- a CDS encoding phage tail tube protein has product MAYTGFSSQLFIGTEKKFNEEATLKYIIPFTSENINEKKEIVNSEALLGKRANNSIVETKKYVSGNVDLEIYPEIFGYMFLLALGWVEKASDYIKITPVKVFQEIPSSTIQVSHNDIDFIYTGMKINEINLKFGLNETKFSVGFEGIREIQKSGTYDLQNLSFTNQLTFRQFSIEKDDIIKDNVIELNLSIKNNIETNDYVFGELYRQSLTTGNLEIEGDMKILFDIETYNNYKNFQKNKLLFKFDNGVDKFEIEIPSAKFYDVEHNIVDEKQIVMECKILATGKDLIEIRDYTNYIEDFYIPTGALGYWTNSLNDIVNNIKPLGY; this is encoded by the coding sequence ATGGCATATACAGGTTTTTCCTCGCAACTTTTTATTGGAACTGAGAAAAAATTTAATGAAGAAGCAACTTTAAAATATATTATACCATTTACTTCAGAAAATATAAACGAAAAAAAAGAAATAGTAAATTCTGAAGCATTGTTAGGGAAAAGAGCAAATAATTCGATTGTAGAAACAAAAAAATATGTATCTGGTAATGTTGATTTGGAAATATATCCAGAAATATTTGGATATATGTTTTTACTTGCATTAGGATGGGTTGAGAAGGCATCAGATTATATAAAAATAACTCCAGTAAAAGTATTTCAAGAAATACCAAGTTCAACTATTCAAGTGTCACACAATGATATAGATTTTATATATACAGGAATGAAAATAAATGAAATAAATTTAAAGTTCGGTTTAAATGAAACTAAATTTTCAGTTGGATTTGAAGGAATAAGAGAGATACAAAAATCGGGAACATATGATTTACAGAATTTAAGTTTCACAAATCAATTGACTTTCAGACAATTTTCAATTGAAAAAGATGACATAATAAAAGATAATGTTATTGAATTAAATCTATCAATAAAAAATAATATTGAGACGAATGATTATGTTTTTGGAGAATTGTATAGACAATCATTGACAACTGGCAATTTAGAAATTGAAGGTGACATGAAAATTCTATTTGATATTGAAACATATAACAATTATAAAAACTTTCAAAAAAACAAATTATTATTTAAATTTGATAATGGTGTAGATAAATTTGAAATAGAAATCCCAAGTGCAAAATTCTATGATGTTGAACATAATATAGTTGATGAAAAACAAATTGTTATGGAATGCAAAATTTTAGCTACAGGCAAGGATTTAATTGAAATCAGAGATTATACAAATTATATTGAAGATTTTTACATTCCTACAGGAGCTTTAGGTTATTGGACCAATAGTTTAAATGATATTGTAAATAATATAAAACCATTGGGTTATTAA
- a CDS encoding DUF4355 domain-containing protein, producing the protein MKGKEKLFDFNLQLFADGEGGENGTESQDNSADEKAPNNEPAKDTEKNTEIESLKTQISELSKIIEELKSNKKTEPEPNKNKEDKETDPMSEIEKLKAELAKKDLIYQTEKLLVKEGFAEYSESLMPIVMKDDVKTTEKNIKTLKTVIEKLTQAKIEDLKKGRSLKGTGSDNLEHLESEIENILSVDKTGIPKIEDFWR; encoded by the coding sequence GTGAAAGGAAAAGAAAAGTTATTTGATTTTAACTTGCAACTATTTGCAGATGGTGAGGGAGGTGAAAATGGAACAGAATCTCAAGATAATTCCGCGGATGAAAAAGCTCCAAATAATGAACCAGCAAAAGATACAGAAAAAAATACAGAAATTGAATCATTGAAAACACAGATTTCAGAATTATCTAAGATTATTGAAGAATTAAAATCAAACAAGAAGACTGAACCTGAACCGAATAAAAACAAAGAAGATAAAGAAACTGATCCAATGAGTGAAATTGAAAAATTAAAAGCAGAGTTGGCCAAGAAAGATTTGATTTATCAAACAGAAAAGCTTTTAGTAAAAGAAGGATTTGCGGAATATTCGGAAAGTTTAATGCCAATAGTAATGAAAGATGATGTAAAAACTACAGAAAAGAACATAAAGACACTCAAAACTGTAATTGAAAAATTGACTCAGGCTAAAATAGAAGATTTAAAAAAAGGTAGGAGTTTGAAAGGAACAGGAAGTGATAATTTGGAACATTTGGAAAGTGAAATAGAAAATATTTTAAGTGTTGATAAGACAGGAATACCTAAAATAGAAGATTTTTGGAGATAA
- a CDS encoding major capsid protein, with the protein MKTISNLLESKTFLNYMLNRPNRKFLGDVIFPRKKIDSLSFEWVKGANNLPVMAKVQPFGAEAAIMGRDGISTVSGKIPVIKIKRSLDEEEYIKLKSFQKRGYDIPESVIRKIFDDVTAVFDSVENKIEYLRMQALCKGKLDFANDGLVYTVDYLMPTENMPTVATLWSDTTNSDPESDIYTWVSMVIEKGGAQPTKAVTSLKVVNYLLRNVNLRKAIFGVNSDRLLDLRTLNSYFTSKGLPAITHYDLQARQLDGTQVRFFDENKFVLLPGNGLAGDTLVGPTAEALAEDAGKKMKQLKGITVVQWETTEPVSLWTKAAAAQIPSMPYADYTVSATVI; encoded by the coding sequence ATGAAAACTATTTCAAATCTTTTGGAATCAAAAACATTTTTAAATTACATGTTGAATAGACCAAACAGAAAATTTTTAGGCGATGTCATTTTTCCAAGAAAAAAGATTGATTCACTATCTTTTGAATGGGTTAAAGGGGCAAATAATCTTCCAGTAATGGCTAAAGTTCAACCATTTGGTGCTGAAGCAGCTATTATGGGAAGAGATGGAATATCAACAGTTTCAGGGAAAATTCCAGTTATAAAAATTAAAAGAAGTTTAGACGAAGAAGAATATATAAAATTAAAATCTTTCCAAAAAAGAGGGTATGATATTCCAGAAAGTGTAATAAGAAAGATTTTTGATGACGTAACAGCTGTATTTGATAGTGTTGAAAATAAAATTGAATATTTAAGAATGCAAGCACTTTGTAAAGGAAAATTGGATTTTGCGAATGATGGATTAGTTTATACAGTAGATTATTTAATGCCGACAGAAAATATGCCAACAGTTGCAACTCTTTGGAGCGACACAACAAATTCAGATCCAGAAAGCGATATTTACACATGGGTATCAATGGTTATCGAAAAAGGAGGAGCTCAGCCAACAAAAGCAGTAACATCTTTGAAGGTTGTAAATTATTTGTTAAGGAATGTGAATTTAAGGAAAGCAATATTTGGTGTGAATTCAGACAGATTACTCGATTTAAGAACATTGAATTCTTACTTTACTTCAAAAGGATTACCAGCCATAACACATTATGATCTTCAAGCAAGACAATTAGATGGAACACAAGTAAGATTTTTTGATGAGAATAAATTTGTTTTACTCCCTGGTAATGGATTAGCAGGAGATACACTTGTTGGACCAACAGCTGAAGCATTAGCAGAAGATGCAGGTAAAAAAATGAAACAATTAAAAGGAATTACAGTAGTACAATGGGAAACAACAGAACCAGTTTCATTATGGACAAAAGCAGCAGCAGCCCAAATTCCTTCTATGCCATATGCTGATTATACAGTAAGTGCTACAGTTATTTAA